A genomic region of Vitreoscilla filiformis contains the following coding sequences:
- a CDS encoding RidA family protein, with protein MSTVAERLQSLGLQLPAVAVPAAAYVPYVQSGSLVFLSGHIAKKNGQVWVGQLGATMGTEEGQAAARAVAIDLLGTLQAACGGNLDRVARIVKVMSLVNSTPTFTEQHLVTNGCSNLLGEVFGPTVGAHARSAFGVAQIPLGACVEIELIAELKD; from the coding sequence ATGAGCACTGTTGCTGAACGACTCCAATCCCTGGGCCTCCAATTGCCCGCCGTGGCCGTCCCGGCGGCGGCTTATGTGCCGTATGTGCAAAGCGGCTCGCTGGTGTTTCTCTCGGGCCACATCGCCAAGAAAAACGGCCAAGTGTGGGTCGGCCAGCTCGGCGCCACCATGGGCACGGAAGAAGGCCAAGCCGCCGCCCGCGCCGTCGCCATCGATCTGCTGGGCACGCTGCAAGCCGCCTGCGGGGGCAACCTGGATCGGGTGGCACGCATCGTCAAAGTGATGAGCCTGGTGAACTCCACGCCGACCTTCACCGAACAGCACCTCGTCACCAACGGCTGCTCGAACCTGCTGGGCGAGGTGTTCGGCCCGACGGTCGGCGCCCACGCCCGCAGCGCCTTTGGCGTGGCGCAGATCCCGCTGGGCGCCTGCGTGGAAATCGAGCTGATCGCCGAACTGAAGGATTGA
- a CDS encoding disulfide bond formation protein B: protein MRWQLSPASGWWLWRISALCFTAVGIALVTQHQFGMQPCPWCTLQRLIYLLIGTLTGLGAVLASIVARRVLAGGAALLAILGMVCALWQHFVAAASASCNLTLADRILSALGLMELLPAVFEPTASCADAAVNLLGVPYAFWSLGLFAALCAACVQVTRLNK, encoded by the coding sequence ATGCGCTGGCAGTTGAGTCCAGCCAGCGGCTGGTGGCTGTGGCGCATTTCGGCGCTGTGTTTCACCGCCGTGGGCATCGCTTTGGTGACGCAACACCAGTTCGGCATGCAACCATGCCCGTGGTGTACCTTGCAGCGCTTGATTTACCTGCTCATCGGCACACTCACCGGGTTGGGAGCCGTGCTGGCGTCGATCGTGGCGCGGCGCGTGCTGGCCGGCGGAGCGGCGTTGCTGGCCATTCTGGGCATGGTGTGTGCGTTGTGGCAGCACTTTGTGGCGGCGGCCAGCGCCTCGTGCAACCTCACGCTGGCCGATCGCATCCTGAGCGCCCTGGGTTTGATGGAGCTGCTGCCAGCGGTGTTCGAGCCCACCGCTTCGTGTGCCGATGCGGCTGTGAACCTGCTGGGCGTGCCCTACGCTTTCTGGAGTCTGGGTTTGTTTGCCGCCTTGTGCGCGGCGTGCGTGCAAGTGACGCGCCTGAACAAGTGA
- the fahA gene encoding fumarylacetoacetase codes for MSAALLDATHDPALTSWVASAQAPCTDFPLQNLPLGRFRPAGSNEALRVGVAIGDDILDLKRAAEASGAGWSAQVLAWLAPLAAGDLNAFMALGAPARRGLRQALSAALRTGSAQQTALQACLLPQAQAEMALPCFIHDYTDFYTGIHHATTVGKLFRPDNPLLPNYKWVPIGYHGRASSIGVSGQAFRRPLGQFKAPDAEVPSFGPCRRLDWELEVGILVGAGNAQGAPLGMAQAEDDWFGLVLLNDWSARDVQAWEYQPLGPFLAKNFASTISPWVVTQEALAPFRRPFTRPEGDPQPLPYLDSPANRERGALDVRLSVALQTPAMRAASQPAQELMHSSMQDAYWTVAQLLTHHSSNGCNLQPGDLLGSGTLSGPAPAQGGSLLELTLGGKQPLTLANGETRTFLQDGDTVVLRGRCEAPGVAAIGFGACVGTVLPALA; via the coding sequence ATGAGCGCCGCGTTGTTGGACGCCACGCACGACCCGGCGTTGACGAGCTGGGTGGCCTCGGCCCAAGCACCGTGTACGGATTTCCCGCTGCAAAACCTGCCGTTGGGGCGCTTTCGCCCGGCGGGCTCAAACGAGGCGCTGCGCGTGGGCGTGGCCATCGGCGATGACATCCTCGACCTGAAACGCGCCGCTGAGGCGTCGGGCGCGGGCTGGTCGGCGCAAGTGCTGGCGTGGCTGGCGCCGTTGGCAGCGGGAGATTTGAACGCCTTCATGGCCCTGGGCGCCCCGGCGCGGCGTGGCTTGCGCCAAGCGTTGAGCGCGGCGTTGCGCACCGGCAGCGCGCAGCAAACGGCCTTGCAAGCGTGCCTGTTGCCGCAAGCCCAGGCAGAGATGGCGCTGCCGTGTTTCATCCACGATTACACGGACTTTTACACCGGCATCCACCACGCCACCACGGTGGGCAAGCTGTTTCGCCCGGACAACCCACTGCTGCCAAACTACAAATGGGTGCCGATTGGCTACCACGGGCGGGCGTCGTCCATCGGGGTGAGCGGGCAGGCGTTTCGCCGTCCGCTGGGCCAGTTCAAGGCGCCGGACGCCGAAGTGCCGAGCTTCGGCCCCTGCCGTCGGCTGGATTGGGAGCTGGAGGTCGGCATCCTCGTGGGCGCGGGCAACGCGCAGGGCGCGCCGCTGGGCATGGCGCAGGCCGAGGACGATTGGTTCGGGCTGGTGCTGCTGAACGATTGGTCGGCGCGTGACGTGCAAGCCTGGGAATACCAGCCGCTGGGGCCGTTTTTGGCGAAAAACTTCGCCAGCACGATCTCGCCTTGGGTGGTGACGCAAGAAGCCTTGGCGCCCTTTCGCCGCCCCTTCACCCGGCCCGAAGGCGACCCGCAACCGCTGCCCTATCTGGACAGCCCTGCCAACCGCGAGCGCGGCGCGCTGGACGTGCGGCTCTCGGTGGCGCTGCAAACCCCGGCGATGCGTGCGGCCAGCCAGCCGGCGCAGGAACTCATGCACAGCTCCATGCAAGACGCTTACTGGACGGTGGCGCAGCTTCTCACCCACCACAGCAGCAACGGCTGCAACCTTCAGCCGGGGGATTTGCTGGGATCGGGCACGCTTTCTGGCCCGGCGCCGGCGCAAGGCGGCTCGCTGCTGGAGCTGACGCTGGGCGGCAAGCAGCCGCTCACGCTGGCGAATGGCGAAACCCGCACCTTTTTGCAGGACGGGGACACGGTGGTGTTGCGTGGCCGCTGTGAAGCGCCGGGCGTGGCGGCCATTGGGTTCGGCGCGTGTGTGGGGACGGTGTTGCCGGCCTTGGCTTGA
- a CDS encoding VOC family protein — protein sequence MKIERIHHVAYRCKDAKQTVEWYQQMLKMNFLLAIAEDQVPSTKEPDPYMHIFLDAGGGNVLAFFELPTQPEMGRDPNTPAWVQHIAFKVKDRATLLDYKAHLEANGVDVLGVTDHGAFHSIYFFDPSGHRIELACPDPDETDMLRRMDEVKWKMLEDWDKTKRAPKHAAFFHEREFKQ from the coding sequence ATGAAGATCGAACGCATCCACCACGTCGCTTACCGCTGCAAGGACGCCAAACAAACCGTCGAGTGGTATCAGCAGATGTTGAAGATGAACTTCTTGCTGGCCATCGCTGAGGATCAGGTGCCGTCCACCAAGGAGCCGGATCCGTACATGCACATCTTTTTGGACGCGGGCGGCGGCAACGTGCTGGCCTTCTTCGAGCTGCCCACCCAGCCCGAGATGGGCCGCGACCCGAACACGCCCGCTTGGGTGCAACACATCGCCTTCAAGGTGAAGGATCGGGCGACGCTGCTGGACTACAAAGCCCACCTCGAAGCCAACGGTGTGGACGTGCTGGGCGTGACGGATCACGGCGCCTTCCACTCCATCTATTTCTTTGACCCGAGCGGCCACCGCATCGAGCTGGCCTGCCCCGATCCAGACGAAACCGACATGCTGCGCCGCATGGACGAAGTCAAATGGAAGATGCTGGAAGACTGGGACAAAACCAAACGCGCCCCCAAGCACGCAGCTTTCTTCCACGAGCGGGAATTCAAACAATGA
- a CDS encoding DUF2783 domain-containing protein: MPATFQHLNLQPNFGLPGQRFVRDFTPGDDFYEALIQTHQGLSDEQSQLVNARLVLLLANHIGDLRVLREALAAARQGVAA; this comes from the coding sequence ATGCCCGCCACGTTCCAACACCTCAACCTCCAGCCGAATTTCGGCCTGCCCGGCCAGCGTTTTGTGCGTGACTTCACGCCCGGCGATGACTTTTACGAAGCCCTGATCCAGACCCACCAGGGCTTGAGCGACGAGCAAAGCCAGCTCGTCAACGCCCGGTTGGTGCTGCTGCTGGCGAACCATATCGGTGACTTGCGCGTGCTGCGCGAGGCGCTGGCCGCTGCCCGCCAAGGCGTGGCCGCTTGA
- a CDS encoding FAD-dependent oxidoreductase — MLSTYTYPKYSYQRPPELDTPDTVQRHPVVVVGAGPVGLSAAIDLARQGVPVLLLDDDDTVSIGSRGVCYAKRALEVLDRLGCGQPMVDKGVTWNVGRTFFDTEEVFNFNLLPEAGHERPGMINLQQYYLEEFLVRRAQELPALALRWKHKVTKVERAGDGARVEVATPDGAFTLHADWLIVADGARSPIRNLLGLEIDGKVFQDRFLIADVVMKADFPAERWFWFEPPFHRFEGASAGKPSSVLLHRQADNVWRIDFQLGWDADPEAEKKPEKVLPRIKAMLGDEREFELEWVSVYTFQCRRMGSFRHGRVLFVGDAAHQVSPFGARGANSGIQDVDNLGWKLKAVLDGVAPEALMDSYSEERTFAADENLLNSTRSTDFITPKSPTSKLFRNAVLGLAREFPFARKLVNSGRLSVPAYLTESTLNTPDADAFDGWMVPGAPMDDAPVSVDGAAGWLLRHVADQFTLLVFGDAAIDLPALPVPVRVLRVKTPGATLQAGDVVDTEGHLTRRYDGQPGTCYLLRPDQHVAARWRAFDAAALHAALGRALCLQ; from the coding sequence ATGCTGTCCACCTACACCTACCCAAAATACAGCTACCAACGCCCGCCCGAGCTGGACACCCCCGACACCGTGCAGCGCCACCCCGTCGTCGTGGTGGGCGCCGGCCCGGTGGGCCTGTCGGCGGCCATCGACTTGGCGCGCCAAGGCGTGCCCGTCCTGCTGCTGGACGATGACGACACGGTGAGCATCGGCTCACGCGGCGTGTGCTACGCCAAACGCGCACTGGAAGTGCTCGATCGCCTCGGCTGCGGCCAGCCGATGGTGGACAAGGGTGTGACCTGGAACGTTGGCCGCACCTTCTTTGACACCGAAGAAGTTTTCAACTTCAACCTCCTGCCCGAAGCCGGCCACGAGCGCCCCGGCATGATCAACCTTCAGCAGTACTACCTGGAGGAATTTCTGGTGCGGCGTGCCCAGGAGCTGCCCGCGCTGGCCCTGCGCTGGAAGCACAAGGTGACGAAGGTGGAGCGCGCCGGCGACGGTGCCCGCGTGGAAGTCGCCACACCGGATGGCGCCTTCACCCTGCACGCCGATTGGCTGATCGTGGCCGATGGCGCACGCAGCCCGATCCGCAACCTGCTGGGGCTGGAGATCGACGGCAAAGTGTTCCAAGACCGGTTTCTCATCGCCGATGTGGTGATGAAGGCCGATTTCCCGGCTGAACGCTGGTTCTGGTTCGAGCCACCGTTCCATCGTTTTGAAGGCGCTTCGGCGGGCAAACCCAGCAGCGTGTTGCTGCACCGCCAGGCAGACAACGTCTGGCGTATCGACTTCCAGCTCGGCTGGGACGCTGACCCGGAAGCGGAAAAGAAGCCCGAAAAAGTGCTGCCGCGCATCAAAGCCATGCTGGGCGACGAGCGTGAATTCGAGCTGGAATGGGTGAGTGTGTACACCTTCCAATGCCGGCGCATGGGCAGCTTCCGCCACGGGCGCGTGCTGTTTGTGGGCGACGCGGCGCACCAAGTTTCGCCCTTTGGCGCACGCGGCGCGAATTCCGGCATTCAGGATGTGGACAACCTGGGCTGGAAGCTCAAAGCCGTGTTGGATGGCGTCGCCCCCGAGGCGCTGATGGACAGCTACAGCGAGGAACGCACCTTCGCCGCCGATGAAAACCTGCTGAACTCCACCCGCTCCACGGACTTCATCACGCCCAAATCCCCCACCTCCAAGCTGTTCCGCAACGCGGTGCTGGGGCTGGCGCGGGAGTTTCCGTTTGCGCGCAAGCTGGTGAATTCGGGGCGGTTGTCGGTGCCGGCGTACCTGACCGAATCGACGTTGAACACGCCGGATGCCGACGCCTTCGACGGCTGGATGGTGCCCGGTGCGCCGATGGACGACGCGCCGGTGTCGGTGGACGGTGCCGCCGGTTGGTTGTTGCGCCATGTGGCCGACCAATTCACCCTGCTGGTGTTTGGCGATGCCGCCATCGACCTGCCCGCCCTGCCGGTGCCCGTGCGGGTGCTGCGCGTGAAAACCCCCGGCGCCACCCTGCAAGCCGGCGACGTGGTGGACACCGAAGGCCACCTCACCCGCCGCTACGACGGCCAGCCGGGCACCTGCTACCTGCTGCGCCCCGATCAGCACGTCGCTGCTCGCTGGCGGGCGTTTGACGCTGCCGCGCTGCACGCCGCCCTGGGCCGTGCGCTGTGTTTGCAATGA